AATAAAGAAAAAATCAATCATGAGCCATGAGTTCTTTATAAAAGTATTATTTATATGGCTGTCAATATTAAAATGAAATAATGCCACTGAAATTGCGGCAAAGCCTCTCAAGCTATCTAGGCTTGAATAGTGACGCCCAGTATTTGATGAAGTTGTCATATTTTTGCAACCAGTTGCCGAAAACGTTGTGTACTCATTCATCCGCTCCCTAATTATAAAGTCGGTTGTTAAGCTCTAATTCCATGGATCTTTTTTCAGAGCAGCAACGGTCGTTTCCACGCGCATTGTTGCGCAACTCGCGCCTGAGGCGTGACTGCACCTTCCACCACTGCTCGTCAGGGCACGCTTATGATCTCGACGGTGTCGAGGGCGTTGAAGCGGTTCATGAGTGCGATACGGAAGTGGATTTCGGCGGTCTGGCGGTCTGGGTCTCGTGCTGCGATGCGCTCGCCGAAGGATTTCAGGCAGCGCATCCTCGCCTCTATCTGGCTGCGGGCGTGGTATCCGGTTCAGAGTTTCCAGAAAACCCGCCGTAGTATCGTGTCGCACGAAGGGTCTCGTTTCGTGCGCGTGCCGGGGGGCAGTCGTCTTTCCACAAGCGTCCGCTTTTCCGGATCGGAATGATCGGCGTGGCCTGCCGGTCACTGATGGCCTTGTGGCAGCGGCGCGGTCGAGGCGACGTCGGCGGTCACGGTGCCGATCGGCTCGTCTTCGGAGATCTGCCCAAGGAGGTCTGGCAGCACGGGGCTGTTGTGATCGCGGCTGGGGGTGAACTCGACGGCGCGGATGTTGGATGAGACCGGGTCCATCGCCAGATGCACCTTTCGCCATTGGCGTTGACCTTGCACCCCGTGCTTGCGTGCCTGCCACTCGCCGTCGCCCAGGAACTTGACTCGGTACTGTCAACGAGCAGGTTCAGCGGCCCATCTGCGCGGCGATAGGGTATCTGGACGGCCGAGGTCTTCTGCCTTCGGCACAGGGTGGAAAAGTCGGGCACCGGCCAGTTTAGCCCCGCCAGCTTCAGCAGGCTGGCGACCATCTCGGGGGTCTGGCGAAGCGGCAGTTTGAACAGGATCTTGATCGAAAGGCAGAATTGTATGCCCGCATCCGAGAAGATCGCAGGCTGTCCATACCGCCCATCATGCGGCGCAGGCCAAATCATATCCTTGTCGACCCAGATCAATATTGACCCTCGCTTGCGCAGCGATCCGTTGTAGCTGGATCAGTTCATCGTGCGATAGCGGGTGAACAATGGCTTGCTCGTGCAGCGCGTCTAACGTTACGGAGTCGCGAAGTGAATCTTTCGCCTTCAGACTTGTGCAAAAACGCCCCGTGAAAGGCTCGTTGCCAATCAGGCATCGCGCGTACCAGACCGCGTGGCTGAGATCCAGCGCCTTGTGCTGGCGGAAATAGGTGACCTCGCCAGATTCCATCTCAGTGGATTTGGAGGATCGCGAGGAGATCATCCTTGCCGATCTTCTTCAGCTTGTGCTCGAGATGGGTCGAAATATCGAAGTAATCTTCGAGCGCACCCTCCCTTGCCGCAGGAGGTCACGAAGATGAATTCCTTGATGCCTGCCGCGCGCGCCTGGTCAATGGCGTATTGCACGAGCGGACGGTCCACGAGGGTCATGATCTCCTTCGGGATCGACTTCATTGCGGGCAAAAACCCCGTACCGAGACCCGCAACCGGGAGGATCGCTTTCGAAGCTTTGTCTTTCCGGGTGCAAGCACAATTTATGATGTGCTCACATACCCTTGGTCAGATCATCGATCGCCGCGAGGCCCTTCAGCAATCGCGGGAGCCCATTGATCTCCACCATGTTCGGCCCGTCCGAGGGCGCGTTGTCCGGATCCTCATGGGTCTCGATGAAGACCGCGGCACAGCCCACCGCCAAAGCCGCCCGCGCCAGCGGTTCGACAAATTCGCGCTGTCCGCCCGAGGAGGCGCCCTGCCCGCCCGGCAGCTGCACGGAATGGGTGGCATCGAAGACGACCGGGTAGCCGGTCTTGGCCATGATCGGCAGCGACCGCATGTCCGAGACCAGCATGTTGTAGCCGAAGGAGGCCCCGCGTTCGCAGAGCATCACGCGCTCATTGCCCGTCGAGGCGATCTTGGCTGCCACGTTCTCCATGTCCCAAGGCGCCAGGAACTGGCCTTTCTTGACGTTGATCGCGGCCCCCGTTTCGCCCGCGGCCAGCAAAAGGTCAGTCTGGCGCGACAGAAACGCCGGGATCTGCAGCACATCGACCACTTCGGCCACCGGCGCGCATTGCTCCGCCGAGTGAATATCGGTCAGCACCGGAACGCCGAATTCAGCCTTGATCGCGGCGAGGATCGACAGCCCCTCCTCCATGCCGAGGCCGCGCTTGCCCGACAGCGAGGAGCGATTGGCCTTGTCGTAGCTCGCCTTGAAGATCCAGGGCCGACCGGCAGCGTCCGCAGCGGCGGCGATCTTCTCGGCCAGCATGCGCGCGTGATCGAGGCTCTCCAATTGGCAGGGCCCCGCGATCAGCGCGAATGGGGCTTTGTTAGAGACAGTCATGTCTCCGATACGGACATCTTTCATGCGATTCCTTCCTCTTGCAGCACCGCCTCGATCCGGGCGACATCGACGGGGTTGTTCAGCTCCCAGAAGACGCGGCCCCGCGCCTCGACCTCGACGCAGGTGATGGGCCAGCCGTTCTCCAGAAAGCGCAGCTGTTCGAGCCCCTCGGCGCGCTCGAGCGGGCCTTCGTCCCATGTCCCGTAAGCACGCAAGGCGTCCGGGCGGTAGGCATAGACCCCGACATGGTGCCAGACCTCGGGCGGGGCTTGCAGGCTGCCCACATAGGGCAGCACCTCCTTGGAGAAATAAAGCGCCGAGCCATCCCCGCGCATCACCGCGGTGGTGCCGCCCACCCGGCCGTCCTTGCGGTCGGTGACGAAGTTCGCGAGCGTCTGCGGCTCGGTGCGCAGCACAGGCGTCGCCATCCGCACGGCGTCGTCCCTCTGCGTGCGAGCGATCAGCGCCTCGAGAAACCAGGGCGGGGTCAGGGGCGCATCACCCTGCAGGTTCACCACGATCTCGGGATCCTCCCCCAGCTGCGCGAGCCCTTCGGCGCAGCGCTCGGTGCCGTTGCGGGCGGCACTTGAGGTCATCAGCACCTCCGCACCGAAGCCTGTCGCGGCATCGCGAATGCGGTCGTCATCGGTCAGAACGCAGACGCGGGCAACACCCTGCACGCCTTGGGCCGCCTCCCAGCTGCGCTGGATCAGGGACGCTTTGCGCCCCGTCGCACCGGTCAGTTCCACGAGCGGCTTTCCGGGATAGCGCGTCGAGGCATAGCGCGCGGGGATGAAGACGACGGCGCTCATGCGACACCTGCGCGAAGCGCGTCGTGGATATGCACGAGCCCCTTGAGCGCGCCCCCTTCATCCACCGCGAAGAGCGCCGAGATCTTGCGGTCGTTCATGATCCCCAGGGCCTCCACCAGCAGGGCGTCGGGCGCGATGGTCGTGGGGGTGCGCGTGGCCACATCCCCCGCCCGGCGGCCCATCAGCCCGTCGAGATTGCGGCGCAGGTCACCATCCGTAATCACGCCGGTGAGCTTGCCCTCCTCCACGAGGGCCGCCACGCCGAAGCCCTTGGCGGTCATGGTCAGGAGTGTCTCGCCCATATCCGTGTCGGGCCCGACCACCGGCAAGGCGTCGCCCTGGTGCATCACAGCGGCCACGCTGAGAAGCTGCGCGCCAAGCGTGCCGCCCGGGTGGAAGGTGCGGAAGCTTTCGCGGTCGAAACCCCGCGCCTCCATCAGCGCGACAGCCAGCGCATCGCCCAGGGCCATGGTCATGGTGGTCGAGGTGGTCGGCGCCATGCGCAGCGCGCAGGCCTCGGGCGCGTCGGGCAGCAGGAGCACGTGATCGGCCTGCCGGGCCAGCGTGGACTCGGGGTTCCGCGTAATCGCGACCATCGGCACCCGGAATCGGCGGGTATGGGCGATGATATCGGCAAGCTCCTTCGTCTCGCCCGAATTCGAGATCAGGATCGCCGCATCGTCGCGGGTGATCATTCCGAGATCGCCATGGGAGGCCTCACCGGGATGGACGAATTGCGCAGGACTGCCGGTGGAGGCGAGGGTCGCGGCGATCTTCGCGGCCACATGGCCCGACTTGCCCATGCCAGAGACCACGATGCGTCCTTTGAGTTGAAAGCTTAATTTAACAACACTGCCAAAGCTCTCGGGGAAATTCTCAAGCAGTTGCTCCAGTCCCGATATCTCCAACTGAATTGAACGTCTGCCGACCAAAGATAAACTCTCGTCCGCAATTATTGATCCCCGGGTAATGCTCATAAGCAATTTTCCAATTACTGTTATTCAGCTGCTTTGCGGCTGTATCGCTTAAGTTCTAGGCGATATTAAGTCAACACGACACTAACAGAAAGTTGTGAAAGATATGGTCAAGAAAAGCGGCATCGAAGAGAAGCCTGATACAATACGTGAACCAGATCAGATCATTCATCCAGAAGATTTTAGTAGAAGCTAGGAGGCTTATCCAGTCAAGATTTTAGAGCTCTGACTCGATCGGTTTAAGATGTAAAGCTCAGTTAAAGAAATTCCCAGCAGGAAGTAAATAAAGGGGAAAAGTTTAATTGATTCCGAAAAATTGGCCAATCCATCCACAATTATAATACCCAAAAGGGTAAACGAAATAGCAAGACGGCCCAGTCGATGTTGAATGTACGCAGCAAATATAATGGGGGCGTAATGAAAAACAAACCCAAGAAACCCAAACCGATATAAAATATTCGCTGCTGTAACTTCAATGTAGGATTCATCATAGTATCTCAAGGGTCCATTGCCAATGAGTA
The DNA window shown above is from Roseivivax sp. THAF197b and carries:
- a CDS encoding SIS domain-containing protein, producing the protein MSITRGSIIADESLSLVGRRSIQLEISGLEQLLENFPESFGSVVKLSFQLKGRIVVSGMGKSGHVAAKIAATLASTGSPAQFVHPGEASHGDLGMITRDDAAILISNSGETKELADIIAHTRRFRVPMVAITRNPESTLARQADHVLLLPDAPEACALRMAPTTSTTMTMALGDALAVALMEARGFDRESFRTFHPGGTLGAQLLSVAAVMHQGDALPVVGPDTDMGETLLTMTAKGFGVAALVEEGKLTGVITDGDLRRNLDGLMGRRAGDVATRTPTTIAPDALLVEALGIMNDRKISALFAVDEGGALKGLVHIHDALRAGVA
- the kdsA gene encoding 3-deoxy-8-phosphooctulonate synthase gives rise to the protein MKDVRIGDMTVSNKAPFALIAGPCQLESLDHARMLAEKIAAAADAAGRPWIFKASYDKANRSSLSGKRGLGMEEGLSILAAIKAEFGVPVLTDIHSAEQCAPVAEVVDVLQIPAFLSRQTDLLLAAGETGAAINVKKGQFLAPWDMENVAAKIASTGNERVMLCERGASFGYNMLVSDMRSLPIMAKTGYPVVFDATHSVQLPGGQGASSGGQREFVEPLARAALAVGCAAVFIETHEDPDNAPSDGPNMVEINGLPRLLKGLAAIDDLTKGM
- a CDS encoding 3-deoxy-manno-octulosonate cytidylyltransferase; translated protein: MSAVVFIPARYASTRYPGKPLVELTGATGRKASLIQRSWEAAQGVQGVARVCVLTDDDRIRDAATGFGAEVLMTSSAARNGTERCAEGLAQLGEDPEIVVNLQGDAPLTPPWFLEALIARTQRDDAVRMATPVLRTEPQTLANFVTDRKDGRVGGTTAVMRGDGSALYFSKEVLPYVGSLQAPPEVWHHVGVYAYRPDALRAYGTWDEGPLERAEGLEQLRFLENGWPITCVEVEARGRVFWELNNPVDVARIEAVLQEEGIA